A part of Solenopsis invicta isolate M01_SB chromosome 2, UNIL_Sinv_3.0, whole genome shotgun sequence genomic DNA contains:
- the LOC105200834 gene encoding dmX-like protein 2 isoform X7, with protein MNCHQILSGACNAGDRCYAVGSVEGISFTAYAAGCNIVILANNFERVQIIPGAVHNYIRISCLDCSTDTGKIAAAYENQVCIFEPTPLIHSTCSHQLEYRWVQTGSLQTESNITSLSWNLEGTRLLTGGELLQLWHQNIMPFQEEHTGTVTFSIGGEAESPGPTDTSIANDPGGWNCVWKCRTATPVHLMSFSPDGTLFATTGMNDRLVKIWFENKQLFPARSIDHTSFCVGSDNFSFVYVAHPRAVTHLSWRKTSKYMPKGSVSNMLVTSCRDNICRVWAETIPPEIEGLANMSQFEGSDRHGHHGKHRHHNMHKHRFMQRLKHMKTCFHIRRHAKQQHQAGHTAPTLPTLPSTYSVHDFHNNYQTSGHYPGMHFHLAASINAETDIPLVPSLITGDPDREPNFILHWLNNKEMHFTMQAENILQELTRKVVEKEEGLQHQDAEHVEHDSEDECTPKKGVRLQTAQKPVVGGRSMSQEEHSSDEHHTAHTTSSHHSLAHSVHSHPSLSNTTSINSIATDATSTMNHAPDSLDTKIETLLRDWHHNPDLLFSIHPIDGSFLIWHIEWLDEYHPGSFRQAQISFSTRIPNAFPLGDASTMSHNVSMYSHNTGGPLLNIREVAKSSTKSDPSEVATPLPSLIEQDEEQSTLTSKAGQELLKNIENTNDQNQTKTETNALESTKNGQDADLLAHPSPIVSMVSKHSNGTMNLWQLTFADKTKFSQVLSIGHACRASGHRFRVNDITCHPVLPLLVTTSHHNIPEFSGTQSTESNENLSSKHDSCKDKDIMSPTGFCSELILWRVDAVGPLSKSGGVSELARINSPEISAFSNVAWIPTLLPSTTLGNLSNSPSACFVASDGQCLRVYQAVIDARTLLAEVSISERRSRMMDSMASLSTDMSSDDGVRHSIHDRIKIVSQQSTARPGCVIQLDAIADATHDWQNTQFLHVFQEQLITGERSDEKQPGIDTSANDLGLMESTLDAMVDLQQSTIFEEPFYIVVLERTQHGTTVHMWRLVIASQPETTGLSGSMMYVPDSHLVQDEDEEGTPGRLSHVEGRRSRRASQTGGRRESQADLDSTFLPRRHQNSHVLITTTKVCTQELPLPDGVEVIHAAPAAGHLSSSSIYPACFAPYIIVTACSDSTVRFWKCKVTKKPDDKLDYEWCEWEMIRKDQESTIDITGQPLNISAAYSGRIACAYKYGKSFTRPTKNDPDSRYVNLCVAIYECESTGGSEWILEDTIHLKNIHLPRIPVDQHLDLSYLYDSRFLQKKQRLTQVLQTLSHEDIRSSRNGENGDSTKAGLLAVPSFSTLQSLRKSIIENGNTCPLTQKHLVQLDWVSKEDGSHILTVGVGSKIMLFTPVCSDLAQANMKAMKESQSNNRPILRKTSSLAQPQFVDEIRWMKLRKIELTTADGLPPLPMQISWVRDGILVVGMDSEMHVYSQWKPNPKNDCFHSNLQHQESDEFQASRNLRDEDLRTLAHETSQRRLANVSSMPHLSRVSSINLTMLDAKKKRGIQNENLSFDYMPDYGLFEASRIACPVLPQYHPKQLMELLNSGKIRWVKAILAHLVRCIGSSCSLRADDESLVKQRGWSRSRTMSVSYMGTTSPLEPRGSTTQIPEELTLDYAEITSISPLPLWTLLMADKETNLPHQQSEDKHDYNELFDNNLDEGESLDDMLDEDYERSRQKDRRSSVPERQGISHFGPRQGRLLSRLLTHTHLPGLSSLDQMHLLALADTVSTCNVDFAERFAIDAAKNAIAKENLTGIPDGETVSTDSLDDCGLRFLLAMKHYNYLIRCLPLAQRAQFQKQGVASNNLVWAFHSESEEELLGLIPSYAKGQPKWSVLKELGVGWWIRSNTVLKKCVEKIAKAAFQDKQDPLDAAVYYLAMKKKNLVWGLFRNKRDERMTTFFSNNFAENRWRKAALKNAFALLGKQRFEHAAAFFLLAGALKDAIDVCLNKLNDIQLAMVIARLYENDTTSPNLRRLLYEEILGCDKDGQNQDMSRVHPDPFLRSMALWILKDHSGSLNTLLLTNVGHMHPQYNDESDKPEGTTANPNVFNFYVYLRTHPLLIRQYIASTAQDKKKGHSVVISGFSYGTETKSQPDKQLLLEDSITPLERQLYFTTAHAHFKAGCPALALEVLSKLPSKVMETNGEDSPSLLNSPSKIRAQDSQIDTGILDWGSESKAINNKETATTVDWSTSSFDWSQNSKRVEEDKLELNWDDETAEGEDADSPPMSMKFDKKEQDNVYKSENDDKDVIKSAGQLDIMAQQLKFVACLKILMEELSTLATGFEVDGGQLRYQLYVWLEREVDALRQLCSYSTNADGDMNNVAEYEGVMVDDVPPYKPGEQPTLHQILVAEKLDFEAKVQRAAKRKKWLKANETLLRTLLSYCSLHGASGGGLASVRMELVLLLQELQQEKTQQQLLSPLPFPTTLPLLSASVACNKTVVADPVRHLQSLAHDMLQTLVELRNPPMPNRNTHYCEVFIMRDLAVALSACIYQSLCDSDTFVMKHHQPDSFPAVAEVESFSGGHLVASNRYHRRYSTDDGVCITTSPSKWPGVTNLRALLAREKDEDTPKLNILLCEAFVATYMSLFIYALSSCDSHILYRLVGQHFDNNTWSSLFGGGVKKLLRVASTTNNQGGNTNSVERTDSVTSEIQSTASGMWNTMTSLTKQRVKLNMKLLGQFTGQQPNMKEDKPTYREQFVSPQMSMISYFLMKPRIETEYADEIDYDSSDSAVSDLDSTDDEEDVFDTGSKPKSKPKDNTEHSNSNSYSWSVMRLAIVKILQQQLQDFLTIAGIEMQELPVSSPLIHGTLGIVAQWQESLREELELKGPPPANYIPGCAPDPSPTPGKPAIHKYRSLLEKGNTPFNTRLASAAPTNRLWCYLVRQESVQDIFIRAVFGKRRSLSTILETSQSVVDGVHRGTGEDKGSDSGTTSLPEPVRIIHKEQDSISAFCLNQVNPGLMALATPREVQEMNISLLLELPSWLEDECEFDIINLTKQPDPEPIPPTSFLVIQTAADRPLLAQSPQQNSPQPHSGIASQSGRGASVILKHKIDGIRRISSHPLLPLYLTGSQDGSVSLWEWGHQTAVATPRAPGTFAKVTRVRFSQHGNKFGVADSDGHLSLFQVACREGTARPFFTYQCHSKVTSDFVFLGACSLVATAGHGSEGRNVALWDTLLPQNKSLVQGFMCHDQGASALILAPQHQLLISGGKKGDINIFDVRQRQQRQRFQAHESAIKCLALDPHEEFFVSGAGDGDIKIWGLTVHSLLYSFPSEHPRSSFFKNIGQGVTQLHVDSAGRLFSCGADGSMKVRQLPERDCVIQTLY; from the exons ATGAATTGTCATCAGATACTCAGCGGCGCCTGCAATGCGGGCGATCGCTGCTACGCGGTCGGTTCCGTCGAGGGAATATCTTTCACC GCGTACGCAGCTGgctgtaatattgtaattttggCTAATAATTTCGAACGAGTTCAAATAATTCCTGGAGCTGTACACAATTACATCAGAATCAGCTGTCTGGATTGTAGTACGGATACAGGAAAAATAGCTGCAGCTTATGAAAATCAAGTCTGCATTTTTGAGCCAACACCGCTTATACACAGCACCTGTTCACAT caacTAGAATACAGATGGGTTCAAACAGGAAGTCTTCAAACAGAATCAAATATTACTTCTTTATCATGGAATTTAGAAGGAACAAGATTGTTAACAGGTGGCGAATTGTTACAATTATGGCATCAAAATATTATGCCATTTCAAGAAGAGCATA ctGGTACGGTAACATTCTCAATTGGAGGAGAAGCTGAGAGTCCTGGGCCTACAGACACATCTATTGCAAATGATCCAGGTGGTTGGAATTGTGTATGGAAGTGTCGTACAGCCACACCAGTTCATCTTATGAGTTTTAGTCCTGATGGCACTCTGTTTGCAACAACAGGAATGAATGATAGATTGGTCAAAATATGGTTCGAAAATAAacaat TGTTTCCAGCAAGAAGCATAGATCATACAAGTTTTTGTGTGGGTAGTGACAATTTTAGTTTTGTTTATGTTGCTCATCCACGTGCTGTAACGCACCTTTCTTGGCGCAAAACAAGTAAATACATGCCAAA AGGCTCTGTATCCAATATGTTGGTCACATCGTGTCGCGATAATATTTGTCGAGTATGGGCAGAAACGATACCGCCTGAGATCGAAGGTTTAGCTAATATGAGTCAGTTTGAAGGCTCTGACAGGCATGGTCATCATGGCAAGCATCGTCATCATAATATGCACAAACATCGGTTTATGCAACGACTCAAACATATGAA AACATGTTTTCATATTCGGCGGCACGCTAAACAACAACATCAAGCTGGTCATACAGCACCGACTTTACCTACGCTTCCATCTACATATTCTGTACAcgattttcataataattaccAAACTTCTGGTCATTACCCTGGAATGCATTTCCACTTGGCAGCAAGTATCAACGCAGAAACTG ATATACCGCTAGTGCCAAGCCTAATCACTGGAGACCCCGATAGAGAACCGAATTTTATCTTACACTGgctaaataacaaagaaatgcaCTTCACTATGCAAGCTGAAAACATATTGCAAGAGTTAACTCGTAAAGTAGTAGAGAAAGAGGAAGGTTTGCAACATCAAGATGCTGAACATGTGGAACATGATTCTGAGGATGAATGTACACCAA AAAAAGGAGTTCGACTACAAACAGCTCAGAAACCAGTTGTCGGTGGCCGGTCAATGAGCCAAGAAGAACACAGTAGTGATGAACATCATACTGCACATACTACCTCATCTCATCACAGTTTAGCACACAGTGTGCACTCTCATCCCAGTTTgag cAATACGACCTCCATTAATTCTATAGCAACAGATGCAACATCTACGATGAACCACGCACCAGATTCATTGGACACAAAGATAGAAACGTTGCTACGTGACTGGCATCACAATCCAGATTTGTTGTTCTCGATACATCCAATAGATGGGAGTTTTTTGATATGGCACATTGAATGGTTGGACGAATATCATCCTGGATCTTTTCGACAGGCACAAATTTCATTTTCCACTCGTATTCCGAATGCATTTCCACTTGGCGACGCGTCAACAATGAGTCATAATGTATCAATGTATTCTCACAATACTGGTGGACCTTTATTGAATATTCGTGAAGTTGCAAAATCTTCGACAAAAAGCGACCCCAGTGAAGTCGCTACTCCCTTACCCAGTCTTATAGAGCAAGATGAAGAACAGTCTACCTTAACCTCGAAAGCAGGTCAGgaattactgaaaaatatagaaaatacaaACGATCAAAATCAAACGAAAACGGAAACTAACGCATTGGAAAGTACTAAAAATGGGCAAGATGCTGATCTGTTGGCCCATCCTAGTCCGATCGTTTCTATGGTATCGAAGCACTCGAATGGTACTATGAATTTATGGCAGTTAACGTTTGcggataaaacaaaattttcacaaGTATTGAGTATAGGACATGCATGTAGAGCTTCCGGACATCGCTTCCGTGTAAACGATATTACTTGCCATCCCGTCCTACCTCTACTTGTGACAACTTCCCATCACAATATACCCGAATTTTCTGGTACTCAATCAACGGAATCAAACGAAAATCTCAGTAGCAAACACGATTCTTGTAAAGATAAGGACATCATGTCGCCAACTGGATTTTGCAGCGAATTGATATTGTGGCGGGTAGATGCCGTGGGGCCTCTATCTAAGAGCGGTGGAGTTTCCGAATTGGCACGCATCAATTCGCCTGAAATATCGGCGTTTAGTAATGTAGCTTGGATCCCGACATTATTGCCAAGCACGACATTGGGCAATTTATCCAATTCTCCCAGTGCTTGCTTTGTAGCTAGCGATGGACAGTGCTTACGGGTTTATCAAGCTGTTATTGATGCTAGAACATTATTAGCAGAAGTATCGATTAGCGAGAGAAGAAGCAGAATGATGGATTCTATGGCCAGTCTCTCAACGGATATGTCATCGGATGATGGCGTCAGGCACTCTATTCATGATAGGATAAAAATAGTATCTCAACAATCAACAGCGAGACCAGGATGCGTTATACAGCTCGACGCTATTGCCGATGCCACTCATGATTGGCAGAATACACAGTTCCTTCACGTCTTTCAAGAGCAATTAATTACGGGTGAGAGAAGCGATGAGAAACAACCCGGTATCGACACATCAGCCAATGATTTGGGGCTCATGGAATCTACGTTGGATGCTATGGTGGACTTGCAACAATCGACAATCTTTGAAGAGCCATTCTACATAGTAGTTCTTGAACGTACGCAGCATGGCACTACCGTGCACATGTGGCGATTGGTAATAGCATCGCAACCGGAAACTACTGGTTTGTCAGGCTCGATGATGTATGTACCAGATTCTCATTTGGTtcaggacgaggacgaggagggGACACCTGGTAGATTAAGCCATGTGGAAGGCAGACGATCACGCAGAGCCAGTCAAACTGGTGGTCGTCGCGAGAGTCAAGCTGACCTAGACTCGACGTTCCTACCTCGTCGTCATCAAAATAGTCACGTTCTTATCACCACCACAAAAGTCTGCACGCAAGAATTGCCGTTACCCGACGGTGTAGAGGTGATTCACGCTGCTCCCGCCGCAGGGCATTTGAGTAGTTCCTCGATATATCCCGCCTGCTTCGCGCCATATATCATCGTGACGGCCTGCAGCGACAGCACTGTACGTTTTTGGAAATGCAAAGTGACGAAGAAGCCAGATGACAAGCTGGATTACGAATGGTGTGAGTGGGAGATGATCAGGAAAGATCAAGAGTCTACTATTGATATCACCGGTCAGCCATTAAATATAAGCGCGGCTTACAGTGGACGCATTGCTTGCGCTTATAAGTATGGAAAATCGTTTACGCGTCCAACGAAGAACGATCCAGATTCACGCTACGTGAATCTTTGCGTCGCTATATATGAATGCGAAAGCACAGGTGGTAGTGAATGGATCTTGGAAGATACGATCCatctgaaaaatattcatcTGCCGCGTATACCGGTAGATCAACATCTGGATCTTAGTTATTTGTACGACAGTAGATTTTTGCAGAAAAAGCAACGACTCACTCAGGTTTTGCAAACTCTCAGTCACGAGGATATAAGGTCTTCGAGAAACGGAGAGAATGGTGATTCTACGAAAGCTGGTCTGCTGGCGGTTCCGTCGTTTAGTACCCTGCAATCTTTGCGGAAATCGATCATAGAGAACGGTAACACGTGTCCACTCACACAGAAACATTTAGTGCAACTTGATTGGGTATCTAAAGAGGATGGTTCGCATATTCTAACTGTAGGCGTTGGTTCCAAGATTATGCTGTTTACTCCGGTATGCTCGGATCTGGCGCAAGCTAACATGAAAGCAATGAAAGAATCCCAGAGCAATAATAGACCAATACTGAGAAAGACCTCGTCGTTGGCTCAGCCGCAATTCGTGGACGAGATTCGATGGATGAAATTGCGCAAGATTGAACTAACGACGGCGGATGGTTTACCACCACTACCCATGCAAATATCCTGGGTGCGGGACGGTATTCTGGTCGTCGGCATGGATTCCGAGATGCACGTGTACTCACAGTGGAAGCCGAATCCGAAGAACGATTGCTTCCACTCAAATCTACAGCATCAGGAGTCCGATGAGTTCCAAGCGAGTCGAAACTTGCGCGATGAGGATCTACGTACGTTAGCGCACGAGACTTCCCAGAGACGACTGGCAAACGTGTCTTCCATGCCACATTTGTCGCGTGTTAGCAGTATCAATTTGACAATGCTGGATGCCAAAAAGAAGCGCGGTATACAGAACGAAAACTTGAGTTTCGACTATATGCCGGATTACGGGTTGTTCGAAGCATCGAGAATAGCCTGCCCTGTTTTACCGCAGTATCATCCTAAGCAATTGATGGAACTATTAAATTCGGGTAAAATCAGGTGGGTCAAAGCTATACTGGCGCATCTCGTTCGGTGTATAGGTAGTTCCTGCTCTTTGCGGGCCGATGATGAGAGTCTAGTGAAGCAGCGCGGTTGGTCGCGATCGAGAACAATGTCGGTAAGTTACATGGGTACAACATCACCGCTGGAACCGAGAGGTTCTACCACACAGATACCGGAAGAATTGACGCTGGATTACGCAGAGATTACATCCATCTCCCCACTTCCGTTGTGGACATTGTTGATGGCCGACAAAGAGACGAATCTACCGCATCAACAGAGTGAAGATAAGCACGATTACAATGAGCTATTTGACAACAACTTGGACGAAGGAGAATCATTGGACGATATGTTGGATGAGGATTATGAACGTTCACGGCAGAAGGATAGACGATCCTCGGTGCCGGAAAGACAAGGGATATCCCACTTTGGTCCTAGACAAGGCAGACTGTTATCGCGTCTCTTAACTCACACTCATCTTCCGGGACTCTCCAGTCTGGATCAAATGCATCTGCTCGCTCTGGCAGATACTGTATCGACTTGTAATGTTGATTTCGCAGAAAGATTCGCGATTGATGCAGCGAAGAATGCAATAGCTAAGGAGAACCTAACTGGTATTCCGGATGGTGAAACTGTGTCCACTGATTCGCTAGACGATTGCGGCCTCAGATTCCTCTTGGCAATGAAACATTACAATTATCTAATACGTTGCTTACCATTGGCGCAAAGAGCGCAATTCCAAAAACAGGGTGTTGCGTCGAATAATCTTGTGTGGGCGTTTCATTCTGAATCCGAGGAGGAATTACTGGGATTAATTCCGTCTTATGCCAAAGGTCAGCCAAAGTGGTCTGTGCTGAAGGAACTTGGCGTAGGTTGGTGGATTAGAAGCAACACGGTGCTGAAGAAATGTGTGGAAAAAATAGCGAAGGCCGCTTTCCAGGATAAACAAGACCCTCTAGATGCGGCTGTCTATTACTTAGCAATGAAAAAGAAGAATCTGGTATGGGGTTTGTTTAGAAATAAACGGGACGAACGGATGACCACCTTCTTCTCGAATAATTTTGCCGAAAATCGATGGAGGAAAGCGGCTCTAAAGAATGCTTTTGCTTTGCTTGGAAAGCAACGGTTTGAACACGCGGCCGCGTTCTTTTTACTTGCCGGAGCGCTAAAAGATGCTATTGACGTGTGCTTAAATAAACTGAATGACATCCAACTCGCAATGGTGATAGCTAGACTTTATGAAAATGATACAACGTCTCCTAATCTGAGAAGATTATTGTATGAAGAAATCCTAGGCTGCGATAAAGACGGGCAAAATCAAGATATGAGCAGAGTGCATCCTGATCCTTTCTTGCGCAGCATGGCTCTGTGGATCTTGAAGGATCATTCTGGCTCTCTCAACACTTTGCTTTTGACCAACGTCGGTCACATGCATCCGCAATATAACGATGAATCTGATAAACCAGAAGGAACAACAG CGAATCCAAACGTTTTCAACTTCTACGTTTATCTTCGTACGCATCCGTTATTAATCAGACAATATATCGCATCCACCGCGCAAGACAAAAAGAAAGGACACTCCGTAGTAATTTCGGGATTCAGTTATGGCACAGAAACAAAGAGTCAACCAGATAAACAGTTATTGTTAGAAGATAGCATTACACCATTGGAGAGACAACTATATTTCACAACGGCACACGCACATTTTAAAGCTGGCTGTCCGGCTCTTGCTCTTGAAGTTTTATCTAAATTGCCTAGTAAAGTTATGGAAACAAATGGCGAAGATTCTccaa GCTTACTGAACAGTCCAAGTAAGATCAGAGCTCAAGATTCTCAAATAGATACTGGTATTCTTGATTGGGGAAGTGAGTCaaaagcaataaataataaag aaacagCAACTACTGTAGATTGGAGTACATCATCATTTGATTGGTCTCAAAATAGCAAGCGCGTGGAAGAagataaattagaattaaattggGACGATGAGACAGCTGAAGGTGAGGACGCCGATAGTCCTCCCATGAGTATGAAATTTGACAAAAAAGAGCAGGATAATGTGTATAAATCAGAAAATGATGACA AAGACGTCATAAAATCAGCTGGACAATTGGATATTATGGCGCAACAGCTAAAATTTGTAGCTTGCTTGAAAATCTTAATGGAAGAACTGTCTACGTTAGCGACAGGTTTTGAAGTGGATGGAGGTCAGCTACGATATCAACTGTATGTATGGTTGGAACGAGAAGTAGATGCATTGAGGCAACTTTGTAGCTACAGTACTAACGCAGACGGAGACATGAACAACGTAGcagaat atgAAGGCGTTATGGTTGACGATGTACCGCCATATAAACCCGGCGAACAGCCAACGTTACATCAAATACTCGTGGCAGAGAAGTTAGATTTTGAAGCTAAAGTACAAAGAGCTGCAAAAAGGAAGAAATGGCTGAAAG CTAACGAGACATTGTTGAGGACATTATTATCGTACTGTTCATTACACGGTGCATCAGGCGGTGGTTTAGCATCAGTAAGAATGGAATTGGTACTCTTGCTGCAGGAATTGCAACAAGAAAAGACTCAACAACAGTTGCTTAGTCCTCTTCCTTTTCCCACTACATTACCTCTATTGAGTGCCAGCGTCGCTTGTAACAAAACTGTCGTTGCCGATCCAGTTCGACATCTGCAA TCTCTTGCACATGATATGCTGCAGACCTTAGTAGAGCTACGCAATCCACCGATGCCTAACAGAAATACGCATTATTGTGAAGTATTCATCATGAGAGATTTAGCGGTGGCACTTAGCGCCTGTATTTATCAGTCACTTTGCGATTCGGACACATTCGTTATGAAACATCATCAGCCGGATAG TTTCCCGGCAGTCGCCGAAGTAGAATCATTTTCGGGTGGTCATTTGGTCGCCTCAAACAGATATCATCGACGGTATTCGACGGATGACGGTGTATGCATAACTACTTCACCTTCTAAGTGGCCTGGCGTAACAAATTTGCGTGCGCTGTTAGCTCGGGAGAAAGACGAGGACACTCcgaaattgaatattttactttGTGAGGCTTTTGTGGCGACATATATGAGTCTCTTCATCTATGCCCTGTCAAGTTGCGACAGTCACATTTTATACAGGCTAGTGGGACAACATTTTGATAACAATACCTGGTCCTCTCTCTTCGGCGGGGGAGTTAAGAAGCTACTGCGCGTAGCAAGCACCACTAATAACCAG ggCGGTAATACAAATAGTGTCGAGCGCACGGATAGTGTGACGAGTGAAATCCAAAGTACTGCCAGTGGTATGTGGAACACTATGACATCGTTGACTAAACAACGTGTCAAGCTGAATATGAAACTATTAGGACAATTTACGGGTCAACAGCCAAATATGAAGGAAGATAAACCAACGTATAGAGAACAGTTTGTTTCGCCGCAAATGAGCATGATCTCCTATTTCCTTATGAAG CCACGCATAGAGACTGAATATGCAGATGAAATTGATTATGATTCTTCTGATTCTGCGGTGTCTGACTTAGATTCGACAGACGATGAAGAAGATGTATTCGATACGGGTTCAAAACCAAAGAGTAAACCAAAGGATAATACAGAGCATAGTAATTCCAATTCGTATAGTTGGAGCGTAATGAGATTAGCAATAGTTAAAATACTGCAGCAACAGTTACAAGATTTTCTGACTATCGCCGGCATAGAAATGCAAg AATTACCTGTAAGTAGCCCGCTAATCCACGGTACACTGGGTATTGTTGCACAATGGCAAGAATCTTTGCGCGAAGAATTAGAACTTAAAGGTCCACCCCCAGCGAATTATATACCTGGCTGTGCGCCGGATCCTTCTCCCACACCTGGAAAACCGGCTATTCATAAATATCGATCGTTATTAGAAAAAGGAAATACACCCTTTAA cACGCGATTGGCATCCGCAGCGCCTACCAATCGTCTATGGTGTTATTTAGTTAGGCAGGAATCGGTTCAGGATATTTTCATTCGTGCAGTATTTGGAAAACGAAGATCTCTGTCAACGATACTTGAAACTAGTCAGTCAGTTGTTGACGGCGTACATCGTGGAACTGGAGAAGATAAGGGTAGTGATAGTGGCACTACAAGTTTGCCAGAACCAGTCAGGATCATCCATAAAGAACAAGATAGCATCAGTGCCTTCTGTCTTAATCAg GTAAACCCAGGTTTAATGGCCCTTGCTACTCCTCGGGAAGTGCAAGAGATGAACATATCTCTGCTCCTCGAACTTCCGTCATGGTTGGAAGATGAGTGCGAATTTGATATTATCAATTTAACTAAACAACCTGACCCAGAACCTATACCGCCGACAAGTTTCTTAGTTATACAG aCAGCAGCAGATCGTCCTTTGTTGGCGCAGAGTCCTCAACAAAACAGTCCTCAACCCCACTCAGGTATAGCCAGTCAGAGTGGACGTGGCGCGAGCGTG ATCCTGAAGCATAAAATTGACGGAATTAGGAGAATCTCTTCCCATCCACTTTTACCATTAT ACTTAACCGGATCGCAGGATGGTTCTGTATCATTATGGGAATGGGGACATCAAACGGCCGTCGCTACTCCGAGAGCACCTGGCACTTTCGCCAAAGTAACTCGCGTACGATTTTCTCAGCACGGTAACAAATTTGGCGTGGCAGATTCCGATGGTCATTTGAGTCTGTTTCAAGTTGCGTGCCGGGAAGGAACAGCTCGACCGTTCTTT ACTTACCAATGTCACAGCAAAGTGACCTCGGACTTCGTCTTCCTCGGCGCATGCAGTCTTGTAGCCACCGCGGGTCACGGCTCGGAAGGACGGAACGTAGCATTATGGGACACGTTACTTCCACAAAATAAATCTCTTGTACAAG GCTTCATGTGTCACGATCAGGGAGCCAGTGCGTTGATCTTAGCGCCGCAACACCAGTTACTGATCAGCGGCGGTAAGAAAGGTGACATTAATATATTCGACGTGCGACAACGGCAACAAAGGCAGAGATTCCAAGCGCACGAGTCAGCTATCAAATGTCTAGCGCTCGATCCGCACGAGGAATTTTTCGTTAGTGGGGCAGGTGATGGTGATATTAAG ATATGGGGTTTGACCGTCCATTCTCTCCTCTACTCGTTTCCTAGTGAACATCCACGGTCTAGTTTCTTCAAAAATATAGGACAG GGCGTTACCCAGTTACACGTGGATTCTGCGGGTCGATTGTTTTCGTGTGGAGCAGATGGTTCAATGAAAGTCCGTCAACTGCCAGAACGCGATTGTGTAATACAAACGCTTTATTAG